A genomic window from Nocardioides sp. BP30 includes:
- a CDS encoding DUF1707 SHOCT-like domain-containing protein: MSAWEQLSHDPRRDGLARMRASDADRHVVQSLLNSAYADGRLAPFEHDQRVTELWQSRTLGDLRALMIDLVPEQDAGPSEKPAADRSVTSWRRGLPGFLVPSIGCVLLWRFAAPGLFWPLWVIVYTGLPLLRRGR, from the coding sequence ATGAGCGCATGGGAGCAGTTGAGTCACGACCCGCGCCGGGACGGGCTCGCCCGGATGCGCGCCAGCGATGCGGACCGTCACGTCGTACAGAGCCTGCTCAACAGCGCGTACGCCGATGGCCGCCTCGCGCCGTTCGAGCACGACCAGCGAGTGACGGAGCTGTGGCAGTCCCGGACCCTCGGCGACCTGCGCGCGCTGATGATCGACCTGGTGCCGGAGCAGGACGCCGGCCCCTCTGAGAAGCCGGCGGCCGACCGGTCCGTCACGTCGTGGCGGCGCGGCCTGCCCGGCTTCCTGGTGCCCTCGATCGGCTGCGTGCTGCTGTGGCGCTTCGCAGCACCAGGGCTGTTCTGGCCCCTGTGGGTGATCGTCTACACCGGACTGCCGCTGCTGCGTCGCGGCCGCTGA